The genomic region ACTACCGCTCCTTCGCCAGACGGCAGGCAAAGTGCTGGCCCATTTCTATGGGGTGAAGCTGGAGGGCAAGGTGCCCATGCACAAGCTGTTCCTGGAGATGCTTGAGGCCATGATGGACTGAGGCGAGGGCTGGGCACGGGTGGGGGTGCTGGCAGGACCCGCCCAGCACGGGGTCAGCCCCaatggggcagagctggggtctgGGCAGTGCCACAGCCTGCTGGCAGGGCCAGGGCAACACCATCAGCTGGAGCAGGCCCtacgccctcccctcccccctcccagggGGGTGTCAGAAGCTGGGAACGTGCATGCCCAGGCTCTGGGCACAGTGCTGCCCCTCGCAAGCCATAACGTGCCCTCAGGGTGTAGGGGGCCTTGCGGAAGCCATAGGGGGCTGTaggggacgtgtgtgtgtgtgtgtgcgtgtgggggtgggggtgggggggcagaagCCTGAtctcagggagggaagggggtggaggcCACAGTCTCCCAGTGGGTGATGCTTTTGCTGCTGCTTAATCCGACTTCCTCTCCAGAACAGAGAGGGATTTGGAGAGCAAAGGCCCCTGCTCCCTTCGCTCCTTTCCTCATCATTTGCATTGGGCATTACTGCCCCCCACCTTGAAGCAATAACTCCAAGCAGGCTCCAGCCTCTGGGCCCCTGGGGTGGCCAGGGCGCCCACATCAGCTCCCACCCAGCCTCCTCACGGGGTAGGGAGAGCACTGTCTCTATGCCCTGCAGAGCAATAacactatatttatttttgggtttGGCCAGGGAGGCGCAGGGACATGGGGCAGGCCAGGGCCCAGAGCCCTCGGCTGTACAGAGActctattttaatgtatatttgctGCAAAGAGAAACCGCTTTTGGTTTTGAacctttaatgagaaaaaaaatataataccGAGCTCAAGAACACCGTGTGTTTGGTGTGTCACTGGACCAAGGGTTGGGGATACACAGGATAGAAGTAGCAAACAGGATATACGTAAACAAAGATACACACGCTCACAAAATGAAAAACGGGCCTGGCACGcttttaagtctcagtttcctcatcactcAGCAGCATGTTGGGGATCCCACGGCTGATGGGGAACAGACGTCCCGACTCTGGGCACTGCAGGGTGCCCTCCAACACATCCACCTGCgggaagaggggaagagagcTGAGCACTGACAGCCTCCAGATGTGGGTGTATGGCCAGGAAGCAAGTAACGGGCCGGTTCTCACCTCCAGCAGAACGTGGTGCATCTGTCTCAGAAATCTCTCGTCACGCTCATATCCCTGAATCGGCTCTTTGGGCACCTCGACCAGATGCAACTGTGGGCAAGAGGCCTAAATCATCTCTGGGTATCCCCGTCACTCGCCCTGAGGCCAGGCTCCCTGGCCTGGTGTAAAGGGCTGCGGGGAGACCACCCCCTCCCAAGGTGTGCACGGGAGAAAACGAGGGTCCTCACGGTGTCGGCAGCCTCCAGAAGCGCCGCCCACTCCACTTTGGGTATCATACGAGCTACGAAGTCGGGGTTGAACTCCACAGGGCTGATGCGGACCTCGGTGGCCTGCGCGGTGGAGAGATTTAGTTAGGCAGGGACCAGATCTTGGTTCTCCTACCGCCGCCCCCAGGAGAGGGGCCCAAGATCTCCCCCGGCCGGTACCTGGAGGCGCAGGGGGAAGCCACGGGGCCCCACCCCCCGCACATGCGAGCTCAGCAGGTTGTGGGTGAGCAGCTTCATGTCGACGCTACGCGCTCTCGCAAAGCCGGAACCGGAAGGAGGCCAGATTCCCCTGGCGTTATTTCCGGGGCTGCTCCGCTCTATCCTATTGGACAGCTGGGAGGAGCGGAAACGGCGAACTTACTAAACTTCCCGTTCTCGCCGGAGCGGAGGTCGGATGGGATCAAGCGCTGCTCCCGGAAGCGTTTTGGCAGGAGATTGCTACGGCGCAGGCCCAGTGGTTTTGGCTGAGGCAAACCTCAAATTGCTACAAGTCGTGTACAATACAACTATGTAAAACAGCTGCAATGCAGGGGCCTTCGTGGAATGCAAAGTAAATATGCTTTACTCCTACACAGGCGCCTGACACCATCGTTCCTCGGTTAAGGAACGGAAATACTGCCCCAATCCGTAAATTATGCCAATCAAAACAGCAGCACCCTATCCTTGCATGCAAATAAGCTGCCCCGCAGCCGAAAGCTCCGCCCATTTGCAAGTGCGCAAGAGATCCAGTCCCTAATGCAGATGAGCCGACCCGTGTCGAAGACTCTGCCCTGAGCGCGGCGCCCGCGCCTGCGCAGTGGAGGCGCCTCGCAGTGGGCCGGGGCGACCTACGCCCCGCCTTTTGCTCCGCGATTCGCAGGATTGCGTGGTAGCACCTTTGTCCCGCCCAGCCTTCTACCTTAGCCGTGAGGCAGGGGCGGGGCAATTGTGGCTTCGAGGCCCGGCATGCCGCTGGCGTGGCTGTGCACCCTGGGCGGTAGAGGGGGCTCGGCGGTCTCTCGGGCGGCCGTCGTTGagtgggcggcggcggcggcagcagcgggaGCTGGAGGGTGCGTGAAAGGAGGCCTAGAGTGGACGCTTGGCGGGGTCCGAGGTTTCAGAAGCGCTGCTGTAGGCATGGCCCCGATCAAGGTGACCGTTGGCCCAGCCAGGCCTGACCTCTTCGCGGCGCCCCCGGCCCCCCGCCTGTTTGCCCAAGCCCCTTCGTCCCGCTTGTCTGGGGGAGAGTCACCCTCTTTCTTACCCTCCGGACCCCTCCCCGCTGCCCTAGAGGCTCCTCCCGCCGTCTGTCCCCCCCTCATCCCTTCATCAAGACCCTGTGGCTGCAACGTTGTCGCCAGTTTTAGGGGCCTCGTGCCCCATCTCCTGGGACAGTCAAGGCTTTTGGGCCTTCCCCTCGTCTCCCTTCCTCATCCACCTTGGGACACCTGTGTTGAGTCTTCACCATTTTCAGGAGATTGAGTACCATGGCTTCCCCCACCTTATGGAACCATCTCCTTTACCCTTTTCAATCCCCATACGTGCCCTCCTCCATACCTTCCCGCCCCCATTGCACTCCACTCGTGGCCAATTCCCACACTTCTGAGTTTTTCACCCTTCTCATCTTCTGGAACCATCCCCAGCTCCTTGGGAGTCCCCTTTGCCCCACAGTCTTTTGAGATCTCCCCCCTCCTTGTGCTTCATCCTACAACCAACTGCTGGGTTTCTCAGAGGCACTCCCCTCACCCCTGACTTTCCCCCCTTCTCTCTACCTTCTCTGGCCCCATGAAGCCCTCACACACTCCCAGGTAGACTGATCCCTCCCCCTTCAAGGGATTCCTTCTTTTATTCTCTACCCTCTGGATGTAGGAACCTGCTCCCCACTCGCCAACTTTCCCACCTTCTGCtgccttccctttttctcttcttgaggGTGGGACACCCAGCCGTGGCCGGGATCCCCTCCCTCCGTGTTGTCagggcctcctcctcccctcctcctgcccatcTACCCCAGTCCTTTCCTGTAACTCAGCTTGTTTACTCAACCTCTTGCGACACCCGGAGAGGCCTCTCCCGTTTTCTGTTGTCACCAACTGGCCCTTAAGAGGAATAGGGCCACCTTGAAACCTGGAGGATGTGGGGTAACCAGGTGGTTGCTGGGGAGGGACCTCTGGAAGCTCTGACAGGGTTGGACTTTCCCGCTGGGTGTCAACCCTGGCTCCACCGGACCAGGCAGGGCTACTTGGCCCTTTGTGCGCCATCCACCACCTGCTGCTGCCctggccttggcctcctgcaccccccccccccactccttaCCTTGGTGTCATTCCCTCTAGGTGGGAGATGCCATCCCATCGGTGGTGGTATTCGAAGGGAAGCCTGGGAACAAGGTGAACCTGGCAGAGCTGTTCAAGGGCAAGAAGGGGGTGCTCTTTGGAGTCCCTGGGGCCTTTACCCCCGGCTGTTCCAAGGTGAGGGCTGCCCTTCTGAGGCTCAGCAATTGGGATCTTGTGTACATGTTTGTATTGTTCATTAGTCCTTTACATAGTCCTGGGGTAGCTTGTACCAAGAGGATGTAGATGATGTGACAGTTAAAAAACCGttattgggtttttaaaaaataagttgagGCTGTGAACAGGTACCAGGAATGTAGGAGAGAAGGTGATGCAATGAAATCCAACACCTCTCATTGATCCTGCTGGGTGACAGGCACTGTGGAAGGGACTTGGGACTTGGGTGAATGAGACATAGTCCTGCCCATGGGAAGTTCACGGTCTTGTCCAAGGAACACTTAAGTTTGGATCCGAGCTTCCTAGTGGCCAAGGCAAAAAGGAACTGTGGCTTACACAGTTCTCATTGTCTGATCAGAGCTGTTGAAGTAGGGAAGTGAGGAGGGCCTAGAGATGAAGAGTAGGCTGAGGAGCAGAGGCAATTATCCATCTTCTGATTCTTTGTTTCCCCTCCCCAGACCCACCTGCCAGGGTACGTGGAGCAGGCTGGCGCTCTGAAGGCCAAGGGCATCGAGGTGGTGGCGTGTCTGAGCGTTAATGATGTCTTTGTGACTGAAGAGTGGGGACGAGCGCACAGCACAGAAGGCAAGGTGAGGTGTTGGTCCTGCGGGGGATCGGGGCCAAGCAGGAGATTTTTCTTGTGACCTTACTTTCTCCTTAGGTTCGGCTCCTGGCCGACCCCACTGGGGCCTTTGGAAAGGTGAGTGCACCCGCCCCCCTAGCCTCCATCTTGGAAGCAGGGACTTGGAGGGACATGGCCAGTGTGGGGACCAGCCAGGTCTGGGAGTTCCTGAcctttcctttgcttctcttttcAGGAGACAGATTTGTTACTAGATGATTCACTGGTGTCCCTCTTTGGGAATCGACGGCTGAAGAGGTAAAAGGAGGAGGGTTTCCTGTACGGTTCCCCTGCTACCCCACCTGTCTCCATTTCCAGCCTCCAGGCCCAGGCTGTTGCAGCTGGCCCGGCACTTCTTTCTGGCAGGTTCTCCATGGTGATAGAGGATGGCATCGTGAAGTCCCTGAACGTGGAGCCAGATGGCACGGGCCTCACCTGCAGTCTGGCCTCCAACATCATCTCACAGCTCTGAGGCCTCGGTCCCAGATGTACTCCTTCTATTCTTTCCTATTTCATATGCCCAGCCCTGGGCAGAGGGCGCCAGCCTAGCCTCAGCTGGGGCTACTCAGTTGGAACTTTGGGCCAGATTTCTGTAATAAACACTTCTGATTCATGTCTGTCTCCTTCATTTTGAATTCCTGCTTTTCCCAGGGCCAGGCCTCATTGACAGTCAAGCTGTGAGGGTAGTGGGCAGGTGCTGAAGGGGGGACTAGTAGGGGACCCTGATTTAACTTAGGAGGTAGTCAGAGAAAGTCCCTTGAAGGAGGTGTTATGAAGCCTCCATCTGCAGGCTGAGAAAGGGCCAGTGGTCTGAAGAGTGAGGGAAGGTGCTCACCTGTGCAGGGGGAGCTCACCTGGGAAGGCCCTGGGCAGACCTGGGCTTGCCTAGGGCCCGTGACCTTTTGCATCTGATATCTGGGTGATGGCTGATCTCATTTTGACTGTAGACCTCAGGGTAGAAACTTTCTCCCaagcccccacccccaacactTGGGCCAAACCTCAGCCCCACCATTCTTTCAGATTCTGCTGAACCCCCTCTGGGAGCACCCACATCCCAAGAAGGGCCCCTGGCCACGTGGGACCATCTGATGGGCAGAAAGGGCTCCGTCAGTGGAGGCAGTGCCGGTTGAGTCCGGGGGCTTCCTGGGAGCAGAGTCTAGGTGAGCTGTAGAGGGGAGGAGATGCTCGTGAGAcctgcccagcagtgggtgtactgtgaggggctgggggtcagggaggCCAGCGGGGCTTGGGGCTGAGGTCCATGGCCGtctgcagcccctgccccctTGGGCCTCTGCCTCTTGTCCCTGGGAAGCCCTGTGTCTGGCACCAGACAGTGATTATTAGACACCTGCCGTGTTGAGCTCACAGCCTAAGGGAGGCAGGTACTCGAGTTAAACTACAAATCCTCGCCACGACCCCTCGCCTGTGGGGTGTGAGCTCTGACTGCCGTGTtatggcacagagaggttaggtaggTAGGCCTGGCTCTTCCAGCCACTTCAGAGGATTTTGGACTTGGCCCCTGGGAACTTTACTCACGTGTGGCACCGCCCTGCCACGTGCCCTGTCAGCACCAGGCTCTGAggggccctccctgccctgcctggcCATCTGCGGAGCCTCAAGGCAGGTGCAGAGCTGCCTAGGGCGGGCTGAGAGGTCTCAGAGAAGGTCAAGGAAAGGCCTCTTGGAGGACAGCCCTTGAGGCAGTGGGACCAGTGCTCCAGATGGAGGGAGCAATGTGACCATAGGTATGGAGAGTGGAACAGCCCCAAGGTGCCGCAGTGCTGGGGCAGCTGAATGAGAGGATGCCGGGAGGGCAGCCCTGTAAGCTGCTTACCTTTCACCCTGCGGGCCCCTCAGGCCAGTGAAGGATGTCTGCAGGGCAGTGACAGGTCAGATTCCTACCTGGGCTCCTGTGTGGACGTAGAGCTGGAGCGGGGTGAGCAGGGAGCAAAGGAGAGGCCAGTGCGGGGCAGGATTGATGACCGAGTGATGTCCAGGAGGTGGGTGCTGGGACGGGGGGACCTGTGGGTGTTGGAGGGAAGGGTGAGTCCAGGGGACCACTCGGCTGGAGGTCTAAGGGGTGGTGTCCATGTGGGTGGGCCCTAAGCAGGGGGCCAGCCTCCCTGCAGGGGTCCCAGCTGCTCAGCCTGTCTGAGATGGCCGGCCCACCGACCTTTGTCCCTTCAGTTCTCTCCCACAGTCTGTTACCCTTCAGGGgtcctgggctggggtggggcagggggctgaCCACCCCTCCAGCTTCCCAAGCCCTTGTAACCTGCCCCTGCCAAGCCCTGGGTCACAGTGCTGTCCTGAACCAGACGGTGGGAAGGCCCTTTCTTTCCCGGACACCATCTCTCAATCCTCTCCtcatacaaatgaggaaactggggcgtATGTAGTTTCCCCCATGGTCACCTGTGCGCACACCGGTGAGTGGTCTGGAGCCCCTGGGAGCCCCAGGTAGAGGGAGCATCCGAGTCAGCAGCTGGGCTCTCAGAGCCTGGTGTCTGCCAGTGTAGACGGCAGGTCAAATGGGCTCCCTGTGGGCTGGCACCCTTATTCCTCTTCCCAGCAGAACTTGGGCCACTCTGGCAGCTCCCCACTCTCAGGACAAGCCCAGTCTCCATGCATGCCACTCAGCTGCCTCTGTCCCTCCACTCCTGGCCTCATGTCTGGGCTGGCTGAAGTCCAGTGAGGCCTCTGAGAGGAAGTGTCCCCTCCAGGGTCCTGTTGCCACTGGCTGGGCCTTTAGGGCAGGATGAGGGGGCTCCCAGGGCCGGGGTGGCCCCTTCGGACAGCATGATGGGAGTTGGGTGTGGGTGGAGGTGGGCCTGTGGCCTCAGTGGCCCTGGATGCTGGCCGTGTGGCTCAGCTTTGGGGTGGTGGGTGTCCTGGGAGCTGCTCCAGGTGCTGGAGTGCCCAAGATCAACCATCTCATGGTAAGAGCATCTGGCAGATCTCCACCTCCAGGGCGGACAGGTCAGAATTCAGGCCTATAGATAAGGGCAGGCCAGGCCACGGTGGCCTGGACCAGCAGGTTCTGGAGGCCTGGGGCTACACATGACAGAGCACTGGACATGACCTGCCTGGGCTGTTGGTGGCCTAAGGGCCAACATTAAAATCAATCAACCAACCCTCAAACATTCACCCGACACATCTGCAAGTAAAACTCCCCGGCATGTCCTGACCTGTCCAAGGCCACAGCAACTTCTACCTAGAAGGTCAAGGATTTTGCTCAGTATCAGCGATTCTGAGCCTTTTCTGGGTCAGAAATTCTTTTGAAGTATTACTAAGAGCAATGCCCCTTTCGTTAGAAAATGCATGTTTGAatacgtgtgcacacacatggaCACCTACATGGTCTTTAAAAGTTTCAAGGAACTCCTAAAGTCCTACCAGAATTCCAGGTGAGCCCTGTCCCCGACCTGGGAGGCATCATAGCAGAGTGGGGTTGCCAGGCTTCGGGCTCAGACCACCAAACTGTGAGTCCCAGCCTGCTACTAAGAAGCTGGGGACCTTGGGCAGGCTATTTGGTTTTCCTTGTCCCCACTTCCCTCATCTTTAGAGTGAGAATAATCCAACCCACCTCATAGGGTCATTGTGGGGAATGCATGAGACAGTTTGTGTAAAGCATttggcacagtgcctagcactcaGTAAGTGCCCAATACAcggctggaaaaaaaagaataagaacccCTGCTCTCCACCACGCAGCCTTCATGTTGGTAGGGAAAGAGCTAGGAGTTAGGAGAGAGGCCAAATCTCAGACCTGTCCTTGGTGATTCCCGTTCTgtgcccctctgggcctcagtttccacatcagtATAATGGGGCTAGTGATTCTCTTATCGTCCAGTGTCTCTAGGCTCCAAGGATCTCCTTATGTTGTCCGGCACCCAAAGCCTCACCCGAACGAGCTGGGAAGACATCTCCAGGGGAATCTCTGTCATCTCCTAGAGAATCAAACCTGGGCTTCTGAGAGCAAGAGAGGGTTGGAAGGGGTCCCAGCATTTCTGGCCTAGACTAGGCTTGGGCTGCAGCCATGCAGGCACCATGATTGGGAGCCCTGGAGGCTACTGGCCCCAGGAGAGCACACCCTGCTGGTCTTGGTTTGGGTTTGGCTGCACAGGCATAGAGGAGTGACAGCGgagagagaaagtgtgtgtgtgtgtgtgtgtgtgtgtgcatacatacatGTGTTTGTATAACTGCTAGAGAAGTTTGGGTAGCATCTGTGTGAATGCACAGATTTTTGATGCTAATAAACATGCATATCAATCTGCTATGTTATTAATATTTGCACCAACTCTGCCTGCTTGAGCTGggaatcatatttttttcttaacacagGTAAGGTGCCCTGCTCAGGGTAGGGAATGTGGGAAATATTCAACATGTGTTTTGGGAAGGAGTAAAAAGtgcagggagggagacagaaagcTATCTTCTCTCCAGCTTCTTGGATATTGGTTCCCATTGTTCCAGCATAAACTTGACCATAGTGGTTCTGAATTAGAACTAGACTTgctggcacttccctggtggcgcagtggttaagaatccgcctgccaatgcaggggacacgggttcaagccctggttcaggaagatcccacgtgccgcggagcagttaagcccgtgcaccacaactactgagcctgcgagccacaactactgaaggcaatgaagagtagcccccgcttgccacaacgagagaaagcccactcgcagcaagaagacccaacacagccaaaaataaaaattaattaattaaaaaaaaaaaaaaagctccacggCTCCTTGGGTTCCACGGCCTCCCAAGGGACAGTGTCACTTCCCTGCTGCTCCCATCAGTCTTGGCAGGGGCACATACTAAGCCGTCCCAGATCCTTGTGTGGTTGCCTCACATCCCCAAGCTCTGTCCCTGCCACTTTGGCCTCCACAGTCACCCCGATTCCTTAGCTTGTGGGTGCTCCAAGCTCCTGCCTCTTCAGCATCTCCCAGCAATGTTCACTACTTGGGATGCCTGTCCCTTTCCTACCCCTGCCCAAGTCATTTTAACCTTCGAGGCTCCACGTCCATCCCATTTGCTGAGCACAACAGTCCAGTCCTGGTCCCTTCTCTGAACCAGTCCATGTGGACTGCACCCTTGGCTTCATCAAAGatggagtatttttttttgaCATGCAATTCGcacatcataaaattcaccctttaaaagtgaacaagtcagggcttccctggtggcgcagtggttaagaatccgcctgccagtgcaggggacacgggttcgagccctggttggggaagatcccacatgccgcggagcaactaagcccgtgcgtcacaactactgaaacccgcgcgcctagagcccgtgctccgcaacaagagaagccacggcaatgagaagcccgcgcaccgcaacgaagagtagccctgctcgctgcaatgagagaaagccccgcacagcaacgaacactCAAcgcagtaaaaaataaataaaaaaaataaataaaataaaaaaaaaataaataaaagtgaacaaGTCAGTGGTTTTTAGTCTATTCAccaagttgtgcagccatcaccactagtaagatggattttctttttttttttggctgcgccacgcggcgtgcgggatcttagttccccgaccagggatggaacccgggccccctgcagtggaagcgcgcagtcttaaccgctggaccgccaggggcgTCCCCGAGGTGGATTTTTAATCTCAGTGACTTCTGCCAAGAGGAGGCTGCTGCTTGTCTCGCCCAGCACTGCGATGCGTGTGCGCGTGTCCTGTGCTTGTGAAGACTCATTCGGACTTCCGGGGGCTCCGCTTCCCACAGTCACATCAGTATCTTGCATCCGGCGGCTGTTTGCTGAGAGTCATCTCTGCGCCAGGCACTGTGCGGGGCtctgggacacagcagtgaatacGCTGGGCATGGGCCCTGCGGGCGCCACGGGTCTCCCGGCCAGGGCAGCACCAGCGCAGCTCTGGTCCCACCTCCATGCGCTCCCAGGCTAGTGGGGGCGCCAGACGCCGCATGAGTGCTTACAATCAGTGTGGTGAAGATGTGAAGAGGAAGCACAGGTTGGTCATTTGGGGTATCACAGAAGAAGGACCCTGCCCACTACCCCACCCTCCCatgggggaaaggaagggagaaaaggactTCTAGCTGCGGCCGAGAAATGAATAGGTGATAGCCAGGTGAGCAGAGGTGGAAAGGGTGCTCCAGGTGGCGGGAACAGCCTGTGTAAAGGCTAAAGGTGAGGCAGATGAGAGAGTGGACTGAGCAGcccaggggagggcagagaggggtTTTTGTCCACAAGCCACGGCACGATTGGATTCTCCTGGTGGACATCTGGGTATGTCCACGATTTGGCTAGGGGCAGCTTCAGAcacatttctgattttgtttcctcTTGGGCTTCTTCCTCAGGGCATGTTCCCAAATGCCGAGAGTGCTTGGGTCAAAGGGCGCTGGCGGTTTTACTGGTGTCTGAAAACCCTGAGGCCGTTTTAAGGGCCATCAGGGACATGTGTATGTGCTCCTCTCCCCACGGTGTGCCAACCCGAGTTTTACcttctggatttattttttgctcGCTTAATGGATTTTTAATGGTACCTCGGAGCTGTCTTTGATGTGTGTCTTTAATTATGAGGGAAGCTGGCAACCTCGGGGCTTGGCACTGGGTCTCCCCATGCTTGCTAACTGGGCTCTGGGCTCCAGCCTTACCCTCCCAGCAGGCAGCAAAAAGGCAGTGGGGACCGCGGGAGGAGATGCAGCTCTCAGAGCGAGGACTTGGGTTTACCCTCAGTTGTCTTACTTACCCTCatacccctctgagcctcactttcctcatctctgaaataggaattctttttttttttttgccacaccgcgtggcttgtgggattttagtttcctaaccagggatcaaacccgggcccttggcaatgcgagtgcagagtcctaaccactggaccaccagggaattccctgaagtaGGAATTCATCTGTTCAAAACCACTAATTCAGCTGCCTCTGGATCGTGGCTCCagcacttcctggctgtgtggcctgaAGCAAgtgacttagcctctctgtgttcagtttcttcatcataaAAGGGAGatggtaataatagtacctgtatTTTATGGCTGTAGAGGGGATTGAGTGACTAACATATGTGAAGGACAGAGCTGGCATGGGCAAGTGGTCAGCATACGGTGTCGGTGTCAATCTCATGGTTTCCTTGGCCCAGACCGCAGCCCTGGACGACCCCACGGcatccctgccctcacagagcttccACTCTAGTGGGGAGCAGATGAAGCGAACGAGGGAAGATGAAGAGTGGCTTAAGACTAAGAGGGGAGAAGGACTGGGGTCTCCTTTAGAAAGGGAAaatctcggacttccctggtggcacagtggttaagaatccgcctgccaatgcaggggatgcgggttcgatccctggtctgggaagatcccacatgctgtgaagcaactaagcccgtgcgccacaactactgaccctgcgctctagagcccgcgagccacatctacagagcctgcatgctgcaactactgaagcccgtgcctctaaagcccgtgctccgcaacaagagaagccactgcaatgagaagccggcgcactgcaacaaagacccaacacagccaaaaataaataaattaaaaacaaaacaaaactctaagtAACCTacaggtttatttaaaaaaaaaaaggggaaatcttTTCTGAGAAAGAGGCCATTAGGCACACCCGTAGGGTGAGATGGAGCTACATGGGGGAGGCgggttgtgcatgtgtgtgggtcgGAGAGGGTGTTCCAGGCTGGGGAACAGCAGATGCAAAGGTGCTGAGGGCAGAAGAGAGACTGAGGAAGCTGGAGGGGGTGTGAGGCTGAGGAGGTGTGTAGGGGGGGCAAGGGTCAGGTGGCGAGCCTGGGCCGTTCTGCGGGGCCTGGGTGGTCATGGTGAGAGGCTGGAACTTGATTCAAAGTACAgggggaagccactggagggttttttgtttttggccacactgcgaggcatgtgggatcttagctccccagccagggctcgaacctgcgccccctgcattggaggtgcggagtcttaaccactggaccgccagagaagtccctccactggagggttttaagcaCAGAAGGGTCATGAGTCAGTCAATGTTTCCGAGCAACTCCTTGGGCACTGGGTGGAGGCCACCAGGAGAAGGATTGGTGCCAGGGTGCCAGGCTCAGTGAGAGGCTCGGGGCGAGGCAGGGCCCCCAGGAATGTTGGGGAGCCCTGGGGAGAGCAGGAAGGGAGAGCCGGTCCAGTGTCAGGTAGTGGAGGCTGGGCCGCAGTGGGCCCTCTTCAGTGTTGGGCCCAGGCCTTGCAGGCCGCATCCTGAGCCCCTGGGCACCTGGCTCGGCACTC from Eubalaena glacialis isolate mEubGla1 chromosome 10, mEubGla1.1.hap2.+ XY, whole genome shotgun sequence harbors:
- the TRMT112 gene encoding multifunctional methyltransferase subunit TRM112-like protein, with amino-acid sequence MKLLTHNLLSSHVRGVGPRGFPLRLQATEVRISPVEFNPDFVARMIPKVEWAALLEAADTLHLVEVPKEPIQGYERDERFLRQMHHVLLEVDVLEGTLQCPESGRLFPISRGIPNMLLSDEETET
- the PRDX5 gene encoding peroxiredoxin-5, mitochondrial is translated as MPLAWLCTLGGRGGSAVSRAAVVEWAAAAAAAGAGGCVKGGLEWTLGGVRGFRSAAVGMAPIKVGDAIPSVVVFEGKPGNKVNLAELFKGKKGVLFGVPGAFTPGCSKTHLPGYVEQAGALKAKGIEVVACLSVNDVFVTEEWGRAHSTEGKVRLLADPTGAFGKETDLLLDDSLVSLFGNRRLKRFSMVIEDGIVKSLNVEPDGTGLTCSLASNIISQL